A section of the Mycobacterium sp. 3519A genome encodes:
- the nirD gene encoding nitrite reductase small subunit NirD yields MTLANDIEVWTTACAYDFLIPNRGVGVLLPDGAQAALFRLDDGSLHAVGNIDPFSGAAVMSRGIVGDRGGRATVQTPIKKQAFALDDGTCLDDPEVALPVFATRVVDGQVQVGAELSSASRRRMSRNAALPGPSVSARRGN; encoded by the coding sequence ATGACTCTTGCCAACGACATCGAGGTCTGGACGACCGCATGCGCGTATGACTTCCTGATCCCGAACCGCGGGGTGGGGGTGCTGCTGCCCGACGGTGCGCAGGCCGCGTTGTTCCGCCTCGACGACGGGTCGTTGCACGCGGTCGGCAACATCGACCCGTTCTCCGGGGCCGCGGTGATGTCACGAGGCATCGTCGGCGACCGGGGTGGCCGCGCGACGGTGCAGACGCCGATCAAGAAGCAGGCGTTCGCCCTGGACGACGGCACCTGCCTCGATGATCCCGAAGTCGCGTTGCCGGTATTCGCCACCCGCGTCGTGGACGGTCAGGTGCAGGTCGGCGCCGAGCTTTCCAGCGCGAGCAGACGCAGAATGTCACGAAATGCCGCGTTGCCGGGCCCTTCTGTGTCTGCTCGCCGCGGGAACTAG
- the nirB gene encoding nitrite reductase large subunit NirB, protein MRSSSRVVVVGHGMVGHRFVDALRSRDAEGEWRVTVLAEEADAAYDRVGLTGYTEHWDRAQLALPGNDYAGDDHVELRLGSRVTEIDRAAKTVLTEAGDRIGYDALVLATGSYAFVPPVPGHDLPSCHVYRTLDDLDAIRADATRAMQAGGTPTGVVIGGGLLGLEAANALRQFGLATHVVEMAPRLMAQQLDEAGGALLGRMIGELGITVHTGVGTDNIAPSQRNRPVRRSAETDSVRVTLSDGTVIDAGVVVFAAGVRPRDELARAAELPLADRGGVLTDLSCGTRDPNVYAIGEVAAIEGRCYGLVGPGYTSAEVVADRLLGGTAEFPEADMSTKLKLLGVDVASFGDAMGSTPKCLEVVVNDAVNQTYAKLVLSDDAKTLLGGILVGDASSYGVLRPMVGEPLPGDPMALIAPAGSDGGATGLGVGALPAAAQICSCNNVTKGDLCDAIAGGCSDVPALKDCTKAGTSCGSCVPLLKQLLEAEGVEQSKALCEHFSQSRAELFSIISATSIRTFTGLIERFGTGKGCDICKPVVASILASTSSEHILDGEQASLQDSNDHFLANIQKNGSYSVVPRSPGGEITPEQLILIGEIARDFNLYTKITGGQRIDMFGARVDQLPEIWRRLVDGGMESGHAYGKALRTVKSCVGSTWCRYGQQDSVEMAVNIEKRYRGLRAPHKIKMAVSGCARECAEAQSKDVGVIATEKGWNLYVCGNGGMSPRHAQLLASDLDDETLIRYIDRFLMFYIRTADRLQRTAPWLEAMDVPDKSGLDHLREVVCNDSLGLAEEFEEAIARHVEGYACEWKGVLEDPDKLSRFVSFVNAPDVADPTVEFTHQSGRIVPVGMPKVPQR, encoded by the coding sequence ATGCGCTCTTCATCTCGCGTCGTGGTCGTCGGCCACGGCATGGTCGGTCACCGGTTCGTCGACGCGTTGCGGTCACGCGACGCCGAGGGCGAGTGGCGGGTGACGGTACTGGCCGAGGAGGCGGACGCCGCCTACGACAGGGTCGGCCTGACCGGCTACACCGAGCACTGGGACCGCGCGCAACTCGCACTTCCCGGTAACGACTACGCCGGCGACGACCACGTCGAGTTGCGGCTGGGCAGTCGGGTCACCGAAATCGACCGGGCGGCCAAGACGGTGTTGACAGAGGCCGGCGACCGCATCGGCTACGACGCCCTGGTGCTCGCCACCGGTTCGTACGCGTTCGTCCCGCCGGTGCCCGGCCACGATCTGCCGTCCTGTCACGTGTACCGCACCCTGGATGATCTCGATGCGATCCGCGCCGATGCGACCCGCGCCATGCAGGCAGGCGGCACCCCGACGGGTGTCGTGATCGGCGGCGGACTGCTCGGGCTCGAGGCGGCGAATGCGTTGCGGCAGTTCGGCCTTGCCACCCACGTCGTCGAGATGGCGCCGCGGCTGATGGCCCAGCAACTCGACGAAGCGGGCGGAGCGCTGCTCGGCCGGATGATCGGTGAACTCGGTATCACCGTGCACACCGGCGTCGGCACCGACAACATCGCGCCCTCGCAACGCAACCGGCCCGTGCGGCGCTCCGCCGAGACCGACTCGGTGCGGGTGACGCTGAGTGACGGCACGGTCATCGACGCGGGAGTCGTCGTCTTCGCGGCAGGCGTCCGTCCGCGCGACGAACTCGCTCGCGCCGCGGAGCTGCCGCTCGCCGACCGGGGTGGCGTGCTCACCGATCTGTCCTGTGGCACAAGGGATCCCAACGTCTACGCGATCGGCGAGGTGGCCGCGATCGAGGGCCGCTGCTACGGCCTTGTCGGTCCCGGCTACACCAGCGCGGAGGTGGTCGCCGACCGCCTGCTCGGCGGCACCGCGGAATTCCCCGAGGCCGACATGTCGACCAAACTGAAGCTGCTCGGCGTCGACGTCGCCAGCTTCGGCGACGCGATGGGCAGCACGCCGAAGTGTCTCGAGGTGGTCGTCAACGACGCGGTCAACCAGACCTACGCGAAGCTGGTGCTGTCCGACGACGCCAAGACACTGCTCGGCGGCATCCTGGTGGGCGACGCCTCCTCGTACGGCGTGCTGCGGCCCATGGTCGGTGAACCGTTGCCCGGTGATCCGATGGCACTGATCGCGCCGGCCGGATCCGACGGGGGCGCAACGGGACTCGGTGTCGGAGCACTGCCTGCCGCCGCGCAGATCTGCTCGTGCAACAACGTCACCAAGGGCGACCTGTGCGACGCCATCGCAGGCGGTTGCAGCGATGTCCCCGCACTCAAGGACTGCACCAAGGCCGGCACCTCCTGCGGTTCCTGCGTCCCTCTGCTCAAGCAACTGCTGGAGGCCGAGGGCGTCGAACAGTCCAAGGCGCTGTGCGAGCACTTCAGCCAGTCGCGGGCCGAACTGTTCTCGATCATCTCCGCGACGTCGATCCGGACGTTCACCGGGCTGATCGAACGGTTCGGCACCGGAAAGGGTTGCGACATCTGCAAACCGGTGGTCGCCTCGATTCTGGCGTCGACCAGTTCGGAGCACATCCTCGACGGTGAGCAGGCCTCGCTGCAGGATTCCAACGACCACTTCCTGGCCAACATCCAGAAGAACGGCAGCTACTCGGTGGTGCCGCGGTCACCCGGCGGCGAGATCACGCCGGAGCAGTTGATCCTGATCGGTGAGATCGCACGGGATTTCAACCTCTACACCAAGATCACCGGCGGCCAGCGCATCGACATGTTCGGCGCGCGGGTCGACCAGCTTCCGGAGATCTGGCGCAGGCTTGTCGACGGCGGCATGGAATCGGGGCACGCCTACGGCAAGGCGCTGCGCACGGTGAAGAGTTGCGTCGGCAGCACCTGGTGCCGGTACGGCCAACAGGACTCGGTCGAGATGGCGGTCAACATCGAGAAGCGCTACCGCGGCCTGCGTGCACCGCACAAGATCAAGATGGCCGTATCGGGGTGCGCGCGGGAATGCGCGGAAGCGCAGAGCAAAGACGTCGGTGTCATCGCGACCGAAAAGGGTTGGAATCTCTACGTGTGCGGCAACGGCGGTATGTCGCCGCGCCACGCGCAATTGTTGGCCAGCGACCTGGACGACGAGACGCTGATCCGCTACATCGACCGGTTCCTGATGTTCTACATCCGCACCGCCGACCGGTTACAGCGGACGGCGCCGTGGCTGGAGGCGATGGACGTCCCCGACAAGTCAGGCCTGGATCACCTGCGTGAGGTCGTGTGCAACGACTCACTGGGCCTGGCAGAGGAATTCGAGGAGGCGATCGCCCGCCACGTCGAGGGCTACGCCTGCGAATGGAAGGGCGTCCTCGAAGACCCGGACAAGCTGTCGCGATTCGTGTCGTTCGTCAACGCGCCCGACGTCGCGGACCCCACCGTCGAGTTCACCCACCAGTCGGGTCGTATCGTGCCCGTCGGAATGCCTAAGGTGCCGCAAAGATGA
- a CDS encoding Hsp20/alpha crystallin family protein: MSQVTLWARPTWEIDRWIKPGVFTGFSPAAEVVKDGDDAVVRLELPGVDVAKDVTVEVDRGQLVIRGERRDEYSEEKDGRTLSEVRYGSFRRSFKLPGHVTSDAISASYDAGVLSVRIAGAHKSAEAQRIAIESK, encoded by the coding sequence ATGAGCCAAGTGACGTTGTGGGCCAGGCCTACCTGGGAGATCGACCGTTGGATCAAGCCGGGTGTGTTCACCGGTTTCAGCCCGGCCGCCGAAGTCGTCAAGGACGGGGACGACGCCGTCGTACGCCTGGAACTGCCGGGCGTGGACGTGGCGAAGGACGTCACCGTCGAGGTCGACAGGGGCCAGCTGGTGATCCGCGGCGAGCGCCGCGACGAGTACTCGGAGGAGAAGGACGGGCGCACGCTCAGCGAGGTCCGGTACGGATCGTTCCGGCGGTCGTTCAAGCTGCCCGGCCACGTGACCAGCGATGCGATCTCGGCGTCCTATGACGCCGGCGTGCTGAGCGTACGCATCGCCGGTGCGCACAAGAGCGCCGAGGCGCAGCGCATCGCGATCGAGAGCAAGTAA
- a CDS encoding DUF302 domain-containing protein: protein MTGPFTRHDHTMTRVDVSTGVGFEEFLAAFEAAAPPSDSARVAQIVGSGGSWDDVLAQAAGNAPNDLMVYAKLDATAVMRAAGHDVKAVEYLLGNHTIAETMFRHDPRAMLYAPLRVLVYSDPDGNAVFSMDQPGPAFGSLGIADVTEVGVGLDRKVANLLRVIGVDPGDAFGA, encoded by the coding sequence ATGACCGGACCATTCACAAGGCACGACCACACGATGACGCGGGTGGACGTGTCCACCGGTGTCGGCTTCGAGGAATTCCTCGCCGCGTTCGAAGCCGCGGCGCCGCCGTCTGATTCGGCGCGCGTTGCACAGATCGTCGGGTCCGGCGGCAGCTGGGACGACGTGCTCGCCCAGGCGGCAGGCAACGCGCCCAACGACCTGATGGTGTACGCCAAGCTGGACGCCACTGCAGTGATGCGGGCGGCGGGCCACGACGTCAAGGCCGTGGAGTACCTGCTCGGCAACCACACCATCGCGGAAACCATGTTCCGCCACGACCCGCGGGCGATGCTGTACGCACCACTGCGGGTGCTCGTGTACAGCGACCCCGACGGCAACGCCGTGTTCTCGATGGACCAGCCCGGTCCCGCGTTCGGCAGCCTCGGCATCGCCGACGTCACCGAGGTGGGCGTGGGCCTGGACCGCAAGGTGGCAAACCTGTTGCGGGTCATCGGAGTTGACCCGGGGGATGCCTTCGGTGCCTAG
- a CDS encoding helix-turn-helix domain-containing protein translates to MPLPREYAAESCPIARSLEIVGERWTLLIVRDAFYGVRRFSDFAEHLAIPKAVLAQRLSLLVDEGVLARVGAASRRDEYVLTPKGRRLWPTLWSLIAWGNENYLERPVRRAFKHAGCGGTIRADAICSRCGQQPGPADLVVHPPRRPRKRADAVSRALSRPHRLLEPVRNVD, encoded by the coding sequence ATGCCGCTGCCCCGCGAGTACGCCGCCGAAAGCTGCCCGATCGCGCGGTCCCTCGAGATCGTCGGCGAGCGATGGACGTTGCTGATCGTGCGTGACGCCTTCTACGGTGTCCGACGGTTCAGCGACTTCGCCGAACACCTCGCAATTCCGAAGGCGGTCTTGGCGCAACGGCTCTCGCTACTCGTCGACGAGGGCGTGCTGGCGCGAGTCGGGGCCGCCAGCCGCCGCGACGAATACGTGCTGACTCCCAAGGGCAGGCGACTGTGGCCGACGCTGTGGTCCCTGATCGCCTGGGGCAACGAGAACTACTTGGAGCGCCCGGTCCGGCGCGCGTTCAAGCACGCCGGATGCGGCGGAACCATCCGCGCCGACGCGATCTGCTCCAGGTGTGGTCAGCAGCCCGGGCCTGCCGACCTCGTCGTCCATCCGCCGCGCAGGCCGCGGAAGCGCGCCGACGCCGTAAGCCGGGCGCTGAGCCGACCGCACCGGTTACTCGAACCGGTACGAAACGTCGACTGA
- a CDS encoding isocitrate lyase/phosphoenolpyruvate mutase family protein produces MSSQVLAERAETLLGLHRPGDPVVLPTVWDAWSARMATDAGFVALTVGSHPMADSIGKADQEGMTFDDVVTRVGQITAAVDVPVSVDLESGYAQSPARLIEGLLEAGAVGLNIEDTVHSDGGRLRSSAEHAELVGALRQAADAAGVHVVINARTDLFLRQDGDEADRVDRAIARLKEAAAAGADSLYPIGRLDPDTLRRLASELPLPINAVALPDQDDPASFGPLGVARISFGPFWQYALAAYSKEMLARWA; encoded by the coding sequence ATGTCCAGCCAGGTTCTCGCGGAGCGTGCAGAGACATTGCTGGGGCTGCACCGGCCGGGCGATCCGGTGGTCCTCCCTACGGTCTGGGACGCGTGGTCGGCGCGGATGGCGACCGACGCCGGCTTCGTTGCGCTGACCGTCGGCAGCCACCCGATGGCCGATTCGATCGGCAAGGCCGATCAGGAGGGCATGACGTTCGACGACGTGGTCACTCGAGTCGGCCAGATCACCGCGGCCGTCGACGTGCCGGTGTCGGTCGACCTCGAATCGGGTTATGCGCAGTCGCCAGCCCGCCTGATCGAGGGTCTGCTGGAGGCAGGCGCGGTCGGCCTCAACATCGAGGACACCGTGCACTCCGACGGTGGGCGGTTGCGGTCGTCGGCCGAGCACGCCGAACTCGTCGGCGCGTTGCGCCAGGCGGCCGACGCTGCCGGGGTACATGTGGTGATCAACGCGCGCACCGATCTGTTTCTTCGTCAGGACGGCGACGAGGCCGACCGGGTCGACCGTGCCATCGCGCGCCTGAAGGAGGCCGCGGCCGCAGGCGCCGACTCGTTGTACCCGATCGGTCGGCTTGATCCGGATACGTTGCGGCGCTTGGCTTCTGAGTTGCCGCTGCCCATCAACGCGGTCGCGCTACCGGATCAGGACGACCCCGCGTCGTTTGGACCGCTCGGCGTCGCGCGGATCAGCTTCGGTCCGTTCTGGCAGTACGCACTCGCCGCCTACTCCAAAGAGATGTTGGCGCGTTGGGCTTAG
- a CDS encoding fumarate reductase/succinate dehydrogenase flavoprotein subunit: MAEVERHSYDVVVIGAGGAGLRAVIEARERGLKVAVVCKSLFGKAHTVMAEGGCAAAMGNANPKDNWQVHFKDTMRGGKFLNNWRMAELHAKEAPDRVWELETYGALFDRTKDGRISQRNFGGHTYPRLAHVGDRTGLEIIRTLQQKIVSLQQEDKAEFGDYEARIKVFHECTITDLIKDGDRIAGAFGYWRESGRFILFETPAVVMATGGIGKSYKVTSNSWEYTGDGHALALRAGATLINMEFVQFHPTGMVWPPSVKGILVTEGVRGDGGVLKNSEGTRFMFDYIPPVFKGQYAESIEEADQWLKDNDSARRTPDLLPRDEVARAINSEVKAGRNSPHGGVFLDIASRLPAEEIKRRLPSMYHQFMELAEVDITKEPMEVGPTCHYVMGGIEVDPDTGAAKTPGLFAAGECSGGMHGSNRLGGNSLSDLLVFGRRAGLGASDYVRALPERPKVSEDALADAAKLALAPFDGPTNGDRAENPYTLQLDLQDTMNTLVGIIRKADEVTEALEKLTELRERYKKVQVEGHRQFNPGWHLAIDLRNMLLVSECIAKAALERTESRGGHTRDDYPSMDASWRKTLLVCRAEGDQVVPDVTITREDQVPMRDDLLELVDIEELEKYFTAEELVNHPARRS; this comes from the coding sequence ATGGCGGAAGTTGAGCGGCACTCCTATGACGTCGTCGTCATCGGTGCCGGCGGCGCGGGTTTGCGTGCGGTCATCGAGGCACGCGAACGCGGTTTGAAGGTCGCGGTGGTCTGTAAGTCGTTGTTCGGCAAGGCGCACACCGTGATGGCCGAAGGCGGCTGCGCGGCCGCGATGGGCAATGCCAATCCGAAGGACAACTGGCAGGTCCACTTCAAGGACACCATGCGCGGCGGCAAGTTCCTGAACAACTGGCGGATGGCCGAGTTGCACGCCAAGGAGGCACCCGACCGCGTCTGGGAGCTGGAGACCTACGGCGCCCTGTTCGACCGCACGAAGGACGGCCGGATCAGCCAGCGCAACTTCGGCGGCCACACCTACCCCCGGTTGGCGCACGTCGGCGACCGCACCGGCCTTGAGATCATCCGCACCCTGCAGCAGAAGATCGTCTCGCTGCAGCAGGAGGACAAGGCCGAATTCGGCGACTACGAAGCCCGCATCAAGGTGTTCCACGAGTGCACCATCACCGACCTGATCAAGGATGGTGACCGCATCGCGGGGGCCTTCGGCTACTGGCGGGAAAGCGGCCGCTTCATCCTGTTCGAGACGCCCGCGGTGGTGATGGCCACCGGCGGAATCGGCAAGTCCTACAAGGTCACATCGAACTCGTGGGAGTACACCGGCGACGGGCACGCACTGGCGCTGCGGGCGGGCGCGACGCTGATCAACATGGAGTTCGTCCAGTTCCACCCGACCGGGATGGTGTGGCCGCCCAGCGTGAAGGGCATCCTCGTCACCGAGGGTGTGCGCGGCGACGGCGGGGTGCTGAAGAACTCCGAGGGCACCCGGTTCATGTTCGATTACATCCCGCCGGTGTTCAAAGGCCAGTACGCGGAGAGCATCGAAGAGGCCGACCAGTGGCTCAAGGACAACGACTCCGCGCGGCGCACCCCCGATCTGCTGCCCCGCGACGAGGTGGCCCGCGCCATCAACTCCGAGGTGAAGGCCGGGCGTAACTCACCGCACGGCGGCGTGTTCCTCGACATCGCGTCGCGGCTGCCCGCCGAGGAGATCAAGCGCAGGCTGCCGTCGATGTATCACCAGTTCATGGAGCTGGCCGAGGTCGACATCACCAAGGAGCCGATGGAAGTCGGTCCGACCTGTCACTACGTGATGGGCGGCATCGAGGTCGACCCGGACACCGGCGCGGCGAAGACGCCAGGTCTGTTCGCCGCAGGTGAGTGCTCCGGCGGTATGCACGGTTCCAACCGGCTGGGCGGCAACTCGCTGTCGGACCTGTTGGTGTTCGGCCGCCGCGCGGGGCTGGGTGCCTCCGACTACGTCAGGGCGCTGCCCGAGCGGCCGAAGGTGTCCGAGGACGCACTGGCGGATGCCGCCAAGCTGGCGCTGGCGCCGTTCGACGGGCCGACCAACGGCGACCGCGCGGAGAACCCGTACACGCTGCAACTCGACCTGCAGGACACGATGAACACCCTGGTCGGCATCATCCGCAAGGCCGACGAGGTGACCGAGGCGCTGGAGAAGTTGACCGAGTTGCGGGAGCGCTACAAGAAGGTCCAGGTCGAAGGGCACCGGCAGTTCAACCCGGGCTGGCATCTGGCCATCGACCTGCGCAACATGCTGCTGGTCAGCGAATGCATCGCCAAGGCCGCGCTGGAGCGCACCGAAAGCCGCGGCGGGCACACCCGCGACGACTATCCGTCGATGGACGCGTCGTGGCGCAAGACGCTGCTGGTCTGCCGCGCGGAGGGCGACCAGGTGGTGCCCGATGTCACCATCACCCGCGAGGACCAGGTGCCCATGCGGGACGATCTGCTCGAACTCGTCGACATCGAGGAACTCGAGAAGTACTTCACTGCTGAAGAGCTCGTCAACCACCCGGCAAGGAGAAGCTGA
- a CDS encoding succinate dehydrogenase/fumarate reductase iron-sulfur subunit, with product MAYQAKLRVWRGDEDGGALQDFAVDVNEGEVVLDIIHRLQQTQAGDLAVRWNCKAGKCGSCSAEINGRPKLMCMTRMSTFDPTETITITPLRTFPVIRDLVTDVSFNYEKAREIPSFTPPKDLQPGEYRMMQEDVNRSQEFRKCIECFLCQNTCHVIRDHEENKKAFAGPRYLMRQTELDMHPLDTHDRRAVQAQEEHGLGYCNITKCCTEVCPEHIKITDNALIPLKERAADRKYDPVVWLGSKLFRR from the coding sequence ATGGCCTATCAAGCGAAGCTGCGGGTGTGGCGGGGCGACGAGGACGGCGGCGCACTGCAGGATTTCGCCGTCGACGTCAACGAGGGCGAGGTGGTGCTCGACATCATCCACCGCCTGCAGCAGACCCAGGCCGGTGACCTCGCGGTGCGGTGGAACTGCAAGGCGGGTAAGTGCGGTTCGTGTTCAGCCGAGATCAACGGCCGACCGAAGCTGATGTGCATGACCCGGATGTCGACGTTCGACCCGACCGAGACCATCACGATCACCCCGCTGCGGACGTTCCCCGTCATCCGCGACCTCGTCACCGATGTGTCGTTCAACTACGAAAAGGCCAGGGAGATCCCGTCGTTCACGCCGCCGAAGGATCTGCAGCCCGGCGAGTACCGGATGATGCAGGAGGACGTGAACCGGTCTCAGGAGTTCCGCAAGTGCATCGAGTGCTTCCTGTGCCAGAACACCTGCCACGTGATCCGCGACCACGAGGAGAACAAGAAGGCGTTCGCCGGGCCGCGGTACCTGATGCGGCAGACCGAACTGGACATGCATCCGCTGGACACGCATGACCGCCGTGCCGTGCAGGCACAGGAGGAGCACGGCCTCGGCTACTGCAACATCACCAAGTGCTGCACCGAGGTGTGCCCGGAACACATCAAGATCACCGACAACGCGCTGATCCCACTCAAGGAGCGTGCTGCCGACCGCAAGTACGACCCCGTGGTGTGGCTGGGAAGCAAACTGTTCCGCCGATGA
- a CDS encoding glycoside hydrolase family 92 protein yields the protein MTHSINDIRTAIRELSARAELARKEGRPADAEELERRIQGYREELAARP from the coding sequence ATGACCCACAGCATCAACGACATTCGTACGGCGATCCGTGAGCTCAGCGCGCGGGCGGAGTTGGCGCGCAAAGAGGGCAGGCCAGCGGACGCCGAGGAACTCGAGCGGCGTATTCAGGGCTATCGCGAGGAGCTTGCCGCCCGCCCGTGA
- a CDS encoding flavin reductase family protein, with protein MASNDLSPTSLREAFGYFPAGVIAIAAEVDGVRVGLAASTFVPVSLDPPLVSFCVQNTSETWPKLKGLPALGISVLGEAHDEAARTLAAKTGDRFAGLDTVSRDSGAVFVTGTSVWLESAIEQLVPAGDHTIVILRVSDITVHADVPPIVFHRSTFRRLGA; from the coding sequence ATGGCATCCAACGATCTGAGCCCCACCAGCCTGCGGGAGGCGTTCGGGTATTTCCCGGCAGGCGTCATCGCCATAGCCGCAGAAGTCGACGGTGTCCGGGTGGGGCTGGCGGCCAGCACCTTCGTCCCGGTGTCGCTGGACCCGCCGCTGGTTTCGTTCTGTGTACAGAACACCTCGGAGACGTGGCCCAAACTCAAGGGCCTGCCTGCGCTGGGCATCAGCGTGCTCGGCGAAGCCCACGACGAAGCCGCCCGCACACTGGCCGCCAAGACGGGTGACCGGTTCGCGGGTCTGGACACGGTGTCCAGGGATTCCGGCGCAGTGTTCGTCACGGGCACCAGCGTGTGGCTGGAAAGCGCCATCGAACAGCTGGTGCCCGCGGGCGATCACACGATTGTCATTTTGCGGGTCAGCGACATCACGGTGCACGCAGATGTGCCGCCCATTGTCTTCCACCGCAGCACATTCCGTCGGCTCGGCGCCTAG
- a CDS encoding GAP family protein, with translation MLVTVLVMALAVSVEPFRIGMTVLMLNRPRPALQLLAFLCGGFAMGLTVGLVILFLFRPVLLGTRHFTLPNVQILIGVVALLAAVFVAVPRLWNLRPTRLARPARQLLSGPSLAVAGVAGLGIALPSIDYLAALAVILASGAAAMTQVAVLLMFNVVAFAFIEIPLLAYLLAPEATVRRVDAFNTWIRARRRVEVAVLLAVVGGVALVAGVAGL, from the coding sequence ATGTTGGTGACTGTCCTGGTGATGGCCCTTGCCGTCAGCGTCGAACCATTCCGGATCGGGATGACCGTGCTGATGCTGAACCGGCCGAGACCGGCCCTGCAACTGCTCGCATTCCTGTGCGGCGGTTTCGCGATGGGGTTGACGGTCGGCCTGGTGATCCTGTTCCTGTTCCGGCCGGTATTGCTGGGCACCCGCCACTTCACCCTGCCGAACGTTCAGATCCTGATCGGGGTGGTGGCGCTGCTGGCTGCGGTGTTCGTCGCGGTGCCCAGGCTGTGGAACTTGCGGCCGACGAGGCTGGCGAGGCCGGCCAGACAACTGCTGAGCGGACCATCGCTCGCGGTGGCGGGCGTCGCCGGTCTGGGAATCGCGTTGCCGTCCATCGACTATCTCGCCGCGCTGGCGGTCATTCTGGCTTCGGGTGCGGCGGCCATGACGCAAGTCGCGGTGCTGTTGATGTTCAACGTCGTTGCCTTCGCGTTCATCGAGATTCCCCTGCTGGCCTATCTGCTGGCGCCGGAGGCCACCGTCAGGCGGGTGGATGCGTTCAACACCTGGATCCGGGCGCGGCGCCGGGTCGAGGTGGCGGTACTGCTGGCAGTGGTTGGCGGTGTGGCCCTGGTGGCGGGCGTGGCCGGACTGTGA